The following coding sequences lie in one Moritella viscosa genomic window:
- a CDS encoding putative NAD-or NADP-dependent oxidoreductase gives MDYQAEKNLLENKTILVTGAGDGIGRQAALTYAAHGATVILLGKTVAKLEAVYDEIEALGAPTPAIIPLDMKGATVENYKDMADTIDTQFGKLDGLLNNAGQLGVLGPFHQIDEKSYDEVMQVNVKAQLFMTSALLPVLKKAEKASIIFTSSSVGVKGRAYWAEYAISKFATEGMMQTLADEFENTSIRANCINPGATRTGMRAKAFPGENSNTLVTAEDIMPLYLYLMGNDSVTETGKTFKAQPNR, from the coding sequence ATGGATTATCAAGCAGAAAAAAATCTATTAGAAAACAAAACTATTTTAGTAACAGGTGCCGGTGACGGTATTGGTCGTCAAGCAGCACTAACCTATGCCGCACATGGCGCTACAGTGATATTACTTGGTAAAACAGTCGCTAAACTTGAAGCTGTTTATGACGAAATTGAAGCACTTGGCGCACCAACGCCTGCGATTATTCCGCTTGATATGAAAGGTGCGACTGTTGAAAACTATAAAGACATGGCAGACACCATTGATACGCAATTCGGTAAACTAGACGGTTTATTGAACAATGCGGGTCAATTAGGTGTGTTAGGTCCATTCCATCAAATTGATGAAAAGAGCTATGACGAAGTCATGCAGGTCAATGTAAAAGCACAACTGTTCATGACAAGTGCGTTATTGCCTGTACTGAAAAAAGCAGAAAAAGCATCTATCATTTTCACCTCATCAAGTGTCGGTGTTAAAGGGCGTGCTTACTGGGCTGAATATGCCATTTCAAAATTTGCAACCGAAGGCATGATGCAAACCCTTGCAGACGAATTTGAAAATACCAGTATCCGCGCTAACTGCATTAACCCGGGTGCAACGCGTACAGGTATGCGTGCAAAAGCCTTCCCTGGTGAAAATTCAAATACGCTCGTGACAGCAGAAGATATTATGCCGCTTTATCTTTATTTGATGGGTAATGACAGCGTCACTGAAACAGGTAAAACCTTTAAAGCACAACCAAACAGATAA
- the sohB gene encoding probable protease SohB has protein sequence MEFLNEYGIFLAKTITFVLVLLFVVVSIINLTSKQKKSNGRLEITNLSEQFKDVEDELQLHLVSEDEAKILEKEQHKAEKKKHKDELKAFKKAHKDKGNDKDAVTKEDIEPRLFVLDFTAGIDAKEVASLREEITAILFVANEHDEVLVRLESGGGVVHGYGLASSQLERLKQANIKLTIAVDKVAASGGYMMACIADHIIAAPFAIVGSIGVVAQIPNFNRLLKKNNIDVEQLTAGEFKRTLTMFGENDDAGREKFQQELEETHVLFKNFVSTHRPDMDIEKIATGEHWFGTHAHERGLVDTLQTSDDYLLKANKSKTIYIVKYVVRKKLAEKLAQAASMAISISLNKFLQQSKFPQQ, from the coding sequence TTGGAATTTTTAAATGAATACGGTATTTTTTTAGCAAAAACGATAACATTCGTTTTAGTATTATTATTTGTAGTGGTCAGTATAATCAATCTTACGTCTAAGCAAAAAAAGAGTAATGGACGTTTGGAGATCACCAATTTATCAGAGCAATTTAAAGATGTTGAAGATGAACTTCAGTTACACCTAGTGTCTGAAGATGAAGCTAAAATTTTAGAAAAAGAACAGCACAAAGCAGAAAAGAAAAAACACAAAGATGAATTAAAAGCATTTAAAAAGGCCCATAAAGACAAAGGCAATGATAAAGATGCTGTTACAAAAGAAGACATTGAACCACGTCTTTTTGTACTTGATTTTACCGCGGGGATTGATGCTAAAGAAGTCGCATCATTACGTGAGGAAATTACTGCTATCTTATTTGTTGCGAACGAACATGATGAAGTCTTAGTTCGTTTAGAAAGTGGTGGTGGTGTTGTGCATGGTTATGGACTTGCAAGTTCACAACTGGAACGTTTAAAACAAGCTAATATTAAGTTAACTATCGCGGTTGATAAAGTGGCGGCAAGTGGCGGTTATATGATGGCATGTATTGCTGATCATATTATTGCTGCACCATTTGCAATCGTTGGTTCTATTGGTGTTGTGGCTCAAATACCGAACTTTAACCGTCTATTGAAAAAGAATAATATTGATGTCGAACAACTGACCGCGGGTGAGTTCAAGCGCACATTAACGATGTTTGGCGAGAATGATGACGCTGGACGTGAAAAGTTCCAACAAGAACTTGAAGAAACGCATGTGTTATTTAAAAACTTTGTGAGCACTCACCGACCTGATATGGATATTGAAAAAATAGCCACAGGTGAGCATTGGTTCGGTACCCATGCACACGAACGTGGGTTAGTAGATACTTTACAAACCAGTGATGATTACTTACTAAAAGCGAATAAGTCGAAAACAATTTACATTGTTAAATATGTCGTGCGTAAAAAACTGGCTGAAAAACTAGCCCAAGCAGCATCCATGGCTATTTCGATAAGCCTAAATAAGTTTTTACAGCAAAGTAAGTTCCCACAACAATAA
- the topA gene encoding DNA topoisomerase, producing MGRSLVIVESPAKAKTINKYLGKDYIVKSSVGHVRDLPTSGGAAKKRAGAPTLAQQTKGMTPEAKAAFKEKRDKKSLYSRMGIDPENDWAATYQILPGKEKVVAELQQLAEKADVIYLATDLDREGEAIAWHLREIIGGDDSRFQRVTFNEITKTAIQEAFEQPSELNIDCVNAQQARRFLDRVVGYMVSPLLWQKIARGLSAGRVQSVAVRLIVDKERDIKAFIPEEFWDVHTDLVTSLGEPLRVEAVKYAGEAFKPVNEAQATKAVTDLQNASYSLLKRDDRATSSKPKAPFITSTLQQAASTRHSYGVKRTMGLAQRLYEGGYITYMRTDSTNLSKDAVESARGFIETKYGKDYLPAEPNLYGSKKGAQEAHEAIRPSDVNVMSGDLKGMDDDAKKLYELIWRQFVACQMMPAQYDSTKLTIAAGEYQLTAKGRTMRFPGWTKALPPMSKKSEDESNLPVLEVGEALDLITVDPLQHFTKPPARFNEASLVKELEKRGIGRPSTYASIISTIQDRGYVKVENRRFFAEKMGEIVTERLTESFEELMNFDFTASMESQLDGVAEGKLNWIDVLNEFFGDFKKQLLTAGAEVAEGGMRSNEMVITDIECPTCQREMGIRTATTGVFLGCAGYNLPPKERCKKTINLVSGEEAIDLLNEDAETEALMAKRRCPKCSTAMDSYLIDETRKLHVCGNNPECTGYEVEKGEFKLKGYDGPVVECDRCMSDMQLKNGRFGKYMGCTNEECKNTRKILKSGEVAPPKEDPVFLPELECEKSDAYFVLRDGAAGIFLAANTFPKSRETRAPLIEELVRFRDRISSKFYYLADAPAQDPAGNKAIVRFSRKTKEQYVMTEVEKKATGWTAHYIDGKWVEEEKKKAVKKKKAATEK from the coding sequence ATGGGAAGATCTCTGGTAATTGTGGAATCGCCAGCAAAAGCGAAGACCATTAATAAATATCTCGGTAAAGACTACATTGTTAAATCAAGTGTGGGCCACGTACGTGATTTACCGACAAGTGGTGGGGCAGCCAAAAAACGAGCGGGTGCACCGACGCTTGCGCAACAAACTAAAGGCATGACGCCAGAAGCTAAAGCTGCATTTAAAGAAAAACGTGATAAAAAATCGTTATATTCGCGTATGGGAATAGACCCAGAAAATGACTGGGCAGCAACGTATCAGATTTTACCTGGTAAAGAAAAAGTCGTTGCTGAATTACAACAACTTGCTGAAAAAGCAGATGTTATCTATCTCGCAACCGATTTGGACCGCGAAGGGGAAGCTATTGCATGGCACCTGCGGGAAATTATTGGTGGTGATGATTCACGTTTCCAGCGTGTCACGTTTAACGAAATTACAAAAACGGCGATCCAAGAAGCATTTGAGCAACCGTCAGAATTGAACATTGATTGTGTGAATGCACAACAAGCGCGTCGTTTCTTAGATCGTGTTGTTGGCTATATGGTCTCGCCGTTACTTTGGCAAAAGATTGCGCGCGGTTTATCTGCTGGACGAGTTCAGTCGGTAGCGGTACGTTTAATCGTAGACAAAGAGCGCGACATTAAAGCGTTCATTCCAGAAGAATTTTGGGATGTCCATACAGATTTAGTGACGTCACTGGGTGAGCCATTACGTGTTGAAGCGGTTAAATATGCCGGTGAAGCGTTTAAACCTGTTAATGAAGCACAAGCAACCAAAGCGGTTACTGACTTACAAAACGCAAGTTACTCGTTATTAAAACGCGATGACAGAGCGACAAGCAGTAAGCCTAAAGCACCTTTTATTACGTCAACACTACAGCAGGCGGCAAGTACGCGTCATAGCTATGGCGTTAAACGTACAATGGGTCTGGCACAGCGCTTATATGAAGGTGGTTACATTACCTATATGCGTACTGACTCAACAAACTTGAGTAAAGACGCTGTAGAAAGTGCTCGTGGTTTCATTGAAACAAAATACGGTAAAGATTACTTACCTGCAGAACCAAATCTATACGGCTCTAAAAAAGGTGCGCAAGAAGCCCATGAAGCGATCCGACCTTCTGATGTAAATGTTATGTCAGGCGATTTGAAAGGCATGGATGATGACGCGAAAAAATTATACGAACTAATTTGGCGTCAGTTTGTTGCTTGTCAGATGATGCCTGCACAATACGATTCAACGAAATTGACGATTGCTGCTGGCGAGTATCAGCTTACCGCGAAGGGACGTACTATGCGTTTCCCTGGTTGGACTAAAGCGTTACCGCCAATGAGCAAGAAGTCTGAAGACGAAAGCAATTTACCTGTACTTGAAGTGGGTGAAGCGCTAGACCTGATTACTGTCGATCCTCTGCAACACTTCACTAAGCCACCTGCGCGTTTTAATGAAGCGTCATTGGTTAAAGAATTAGAGAAACGTGGTATTGGTCGTCCATCGACATATGCTTCGATTATCTCGACAATTCAAGATCGTGGTTATGTAAAAGTTGAAAACCGTCGTTTCTTCGCTGAAAAAATGGGTGAGATTGTTACTGAACGTCTGACTGAAAGTTTTGAAGAGTTAATGAACTTCGATTTCACAGCAAGTATGGAGTCTCAACTTGATGGTGTTGCCGAAGGCAAGCTGAATTGGATTGATGTACTTAATGAATTCTTTGGTGACTTTAAGAAACAGCTGCTCACAGCTGGTGCTGAAGTGGCTGAAGGCGGTATGCGATCGAACGAAATGGTTATCACGGATATCGAATGTCCAACATGCCAACGTGAGATGGGTATCCGTACTGCCACGACAGGTGTATTCCTCGGTTGTGCGGGTTATAACTTGCCACCAAAAGAACGCTGTAAGAAAACCATTAACCTTGTATCAGGCGAAGAAGCGATTGATTTACTTAATGAAGACGCTGAAACTGAAGCATTAATGGCAAAACGTCGTTGTCCCAAATGCAGTACTGCAATGGACAGCTACCTGATCGACGAAACTCGTAAACTGCACGTTTGTGGTAATAACCCAGAATGTACGGGCTACGAAGTCGAAAAAGGTGAATTCAAGCTAAAAGGCTATGATGGCCCAGTGGTTGAGTGTGACCGTTGTATGTCTGATATGCAGCTTAAAAATGGCCGTTTTGGCAAATACATGGGCTGTACTAACGAAGAATGTAAAAACACGCGTAAGATCCTGAAAAGTGGTGAAGTTGCGCCGCCAAAAGAAGATCCTGTTTTCCTTCCTGAATTGGAATGTGAAAAGTCGGATGCTTACTTTGTACTACGTGACGGTGCTGCGGGCATCTTCTTAGCGGCGAATACTTTCCCTAAATCTCGTGAGACACGTGCTCCGCTGATTGAAGAGTTAGTTCGCTTTAGAGACCGTATCTCATCGAAATTTTATTACTTAGCAGATGCGCCAGCGCAAGACCCAGCAGGTAATAAAGCGATAGTACGCTTCAGCCGTAAGACCAAAGAACAATATGTAATGACCGAAGTGGAGAAGAAAGCCACGGGTTGGACTGCGCATTATATCGATGGTAAGTGGGTTGAAGAAGAGAAGAAGAAAGCTGTGAAGAAGAAAAAGGCAGCAACTGAAAAGTAG
- a CDS encoding outer membrane porin → MKKTILAVVVTGLFTATVQAATVYDSEGTTADIYGRVQFDIKDPGKADVTGKGSARFGVKASSEVAPGLKAIAHGEWQFDAENSAGDNEVAARHVYLGVEHDKFGKLVFGQTDTAFYQAVAATDIFNSYGYAAFSGVEDGRQEGQLVYKGQFDSVYVGASYQFSDTEFSASMGNPSNTIPSETGVALDSGYALTVGYNFGFGLDVYAGYHAENLANDEGLAAADGTKTNIALSAGYTLDKLYLGAAVVKASYDGDEIHGGKVVLLDGAELFGFDLVASYQVADKVAVYGGYAKQDAEGAIEALGEQANELTIGTVYKLNSSAKVWGEYKVDNTDGADNQWTLAAQYNF, encoded by the coding sequence ATGAAAAAAACAATTTTAGCGGTAGTTGTTACTGGTTTATTCACGGCGACTGTACAAGCAGCAACAGTGTATGATTCTGAAGGTACAACAGCAGATATCTACGGTCGTGTTCAATTTGATATTAAAGATCCAGGTAAGGCTGATGTAACTGGTAAAGGTTCTGCACGATTTGGTGTTAAAGCTTCTTCTGAAGTTGCTCCAGGCCTTAAAGCAATCGCACACGGTGAATGGCAGTTTGATGCAGAAAACAGTGCTGGTGATAATGAAGTTGCAGCTCGTCACGTTTACCTTGGTGTTGAACATGACAAATTTGGTAAATTAGTATTCGGTCAAACTGATACTGCATTCTACCAAGCTGTTGCAGCAACTGATATTTTTAACTCATATGGTTATGCTGCATTTAGTGGCGTTGAAGACGGTCGTCAAGAAGGTCAGCTCGTTTACAAAGGTCAGTTTGACAGTGTGTATGTAGGTGCTTCTTATCAGTTTTCTGATACAGAGTTCTCTGCTAGTATGGGGAATCCATCTAATACTATCCCTAGCGAAACAGGTGTTGCACTTGACTCTGGTTACGCGTTAACTGTTGGTTATAACTTTGGTTTTGGCCTGGATGTGTATGCTGGTTACCACGCTGAAAACCTAGCAAATGATGAAGGTTTAGCTGCTGCTGATGGTACTAAAACTAATATCGCATTATCTGCGGGTTATACACTAGATAAATTGTACTTAGGTGCAGCTGTTGTTAAAGCTTCGTATGATGGTGATGAAATCCATGGCGGTAAAGTAGTGCTTCTAGACGGAGCTGAACTATTTGGTTTTGATTTAGTTGCTTCTTATCAAGTTGCTGATAAAGTAGCCGTATACGGTGGTTATGCTAAGCAAGACGCTGAAGGTGCTATTGAAGCTCTTGGCGAACAAGCTAACGAATTGACTATCGGTACTGTATACAAACTAAATAGCAGTGCTAAAGTTTGGGGCGAGTACAAAGTTGACAACACTGACGGTGCTGACAATCAGTGGACTCTTGCTGCTCAATACAATTTCTAA
- a CDS encoding outer membrane protein, with amino-acid sequence MKKTILATAILLAGAANAAEVYNNEGTTVSLGGSFRGHVVIADSDNVKFEDAGSRFDIKASKELDDGVKAFGQVEIKYTGDVTTKNSKGEDGKTDGLYINNAFVGLSHDVYGTVVLGKQMGLNDDAFVYDFSYEHGNIYNEDNALFGSDSEDQLKYTKAFGGASVVVSLMDQDTYAIGGTYEVAGLSLVASYNIANDRVDANTNAKTDNSTYAVGVSYALDSLTLGAVYTASEVGNADNSAYGLGANYALGQASVYAMFDATSSDTKADERTELVIGADYEIVKDVKAYAEFGSTDPKSGSADEALYLGARVYF; translated from the coding sequence ATGAAAAAGACTATTCTTGCTACTGCAATTTTACTAGCTGGCGCTGCAAACGCTGCTGAAGTTTATAACAACGAAGGTACTACTGTTTCTTTAGGTGGTTCTTTCCGTGGTCACGTTGTTATTGCTGATTCTGATAACGTTAAATTTGAAGATGCTGGCTCACGTTTCGATATTAAAGCATCTAAAGAATTAGACGATGGTGTTAAAGCATTCGGTCAGGTGGAAATTAAATACACTGGTGACGTTACTACTAAAAATAGTAAAGGTGAAGATGGTAAAACTGATGGTTTATACATCAACAATGCTTTCGTTGGTCTATCGCATGATGTATACGGTACAGTTGTACTTGGTAAGCAAATGGGTCTAAATGATGACGCATTCGTATATGATTTCTCATACGAACACGGTAACATCTACAACGAAGATAACGCGTTATTTGGTTCTGATTCTGAAGATCAACTTAAATACACTAAAGCATTCGGCGGCGCTTCTGTTGTTGTTTCTTTAATGGACCAAGATACTTACGCTATCGGCGGTACTTATGAAGTTGCAGGTCTATCTTTAGTTGCTTCTTATAACATCGCTAACGATCGCGTTGATGCAAACACAAACGCTAAAACTGATAACTCTACTTATGCTGTAGGTGTTTCATACGCACTTGACTCGCTAACATTAGGTGCTGTATACACTGCATCTGAAGTTGGTAACGCTGATAATTCAGCTTACGGCCTTGGTGCTAACTACGCTCTAGGTCAAGCAAGCGTATATGCTATGTTTGATGCTACATCAAGCGATACAAAAGCTGATGAACGCACTGAACTAGTAATTGGTGCTGATTATGAGATTGTTAAAGATGTTAAAGCATACGCTGAGTTCGGTTCAACTGACCCAAAATCTGGTTCAGCTGATGAAGCTCTATACTTAGGTGCTCGTGTATACTTCTAA
- a CDS encoding mechanosensitive ion channel has protein sequence MPKRITSSAFSRTLVATIFIYMLLMLSNTSFVYAQGPELSLTKETIDIVNTSPASNKIDYLSADYQSVDNDNGPFVADRKNARKAKNWRVTEASALNENNKEYGYRNDEMARFIFLMDARDRKQKLLASLALWPEHQAQLINNLTNEEGVGRFTSLFTIFVLMLVSGFIVERVVSLKMDSFSESVAKEKNSSFKDNLDYILMRGFFQYVGIAIFALTAALIAVYNYNETDPFRVLSLHGLGLVVKIRALMIILRLVFAPYAKGNRLFKIDCSSATRLYWSILIFMSIYLTITTSWYVLILFSLDTILFALIIPATGMILNILSIAFIWFNRKTIEGMFIDEKETSSAFTRFLRQTWATIFTIWLFVAWVFWAMYEFLGYYEQADNFTPIWWLTFTYPILDRLIFVLLNQLKRITWLQSHSFEMRCDKFIRRVIIAFRIIFIAVIFYHIDASFDHNAWEKLANSLGGFIQMFVDIIVVVIIAFAVWEIIQSAIERHLPYDACVNNDSGTSTLEGEGGGTGASRSETLLPLVRSFLLVFLFSCVVLMILSIMGVEIAPLLAGAGIVGIAVGFGAQKLVQDVISGIFFLLDDAFRRGEYIEAASLRGTVERISIRSITLRHHLGAIQTIPFSEIATVSNLSRDWITKKLEFRLDYRTDVEKVRKLIKKVGQKMLLHPEYGQHFLLPLKSQGVTRVEESALIFRMKFTCVPGEQWVIRREAFRLVQESLKANGIEFAHRSVHVLTQHADKESLEDIIEKNDELAETLGAAAALSVSTEVKKNDKIDSDYN, from the coding sequence ATGCCCAAGCGTATTACCTCAAGCGCCTTTAGTCGCACACTCGTCGCTACAATATTTATCTATATGCTCTTGATGCTGAGTAATACAAGTTTTGTTTATGCACAGGGGCCTGAGCTATCACTGACAAAAGAAACGATTGATATAGTAAATACCAGCCCAGCAAGTAATAAGATCGATTACCTGTCGGCTGACTACCAATCTGTAGATAATGATAATGGCCCTTTCGTTGCAGATAGAAAAAATGCGCGTAAGGCGAAAAACTGGCGTGTTACAGAGGCGTCGGCACTGAATGAGAATAATAAAGAATATGGTTATCGCAATGATGAGATGGCTCGTTTTATTTTTTTAATGGACGCAAGAGATCGCAAACAAAAATTATTAGCCAGTTTGGCGTTGTGGCCTGAACACCAAGCGCAATTGATTAATAATCTGACGAATGAAGAAGGTGTTGGGCGTTTTACTTCTTTGTTTACTATTTTTGTGTTGATGCTTGTATCTGGTTTTATTGTAGAGCGTGTTGTTAGTCTGAAAATGGATTCTTTTTCTGAGAGCGTTGCGAAAGAAAAAAACTCTAGTTTTAAAGACAATCTTGATTACATACTCATGCGCGGATTTTTTCAATATGTAGGCATTGCTATTTTCGCCTTAACTGCCGCGCTGATTGCAGTTTACAACTATAATGAAACCGACCCATTTCGCGTATTAAGTCTGCATGGGCTAGGCCTTGTTGTTAAAATACGTGCATTAATGATTATATTACGACTTGTCTTTGCTCCCTATGCTAAAGGTAATCGATTGTTTAAAATTGACTGTTCGTCGGCGACTCGACTGTATTGGTCAATTCTTATTTTTATGTCGATATATCTTACTATTACAACATCCTGGTATGTCCTCATATTATTCTCGTTAGATACGATCCTATTTGCACTGATTATTCCAGCAACAGGAATGATCTTAAATATTTTATCAATTGCCTTTATTTGGTTTAACCGTAAAACTATTGAAGGTATGTTTATTGATGAAAAAGAAACTAGTTCAGCATTTACCCGGTTTTTACGTCAAACCTGGGCGACCATTTTTACTATTTGGTTGTTTGTGGCTTGGGTATTCTGGGCTATGTACGAATTTTTAGGCTATTACGAGCAAGCAGATAACTTTACGCCTATTTGGTGGTTAACGTTTACTTATCCTATATTAGACCGGTTGATCTTTGTTCTACTTAATCAGCTCAAGCGTATCACATGGTTGCAAAGCCACTCCTTTGAAATGCGTTGTGATAAATTTATCCGCAGAGTCATTATTGCTTTTCGTATCATATTCATCGCTGTTATTTTCTACCATATTGATGCTAGTTTTGATCATAACGCCTGGGAGAAATTAGCGAATAGTCTTGGTGGTTTTATTCAAATGTTTGTGGATATTATCGTTGTTGTTATTATCGCATTCGCTGTTTGGGAAATTATTCAGTCTGCGATTGAGCGTCACCTTCCTTACGATGCGTGCGTGAATAATGACTCGGGTACTTCAACGCTTGAAGGTGAAGGTGGTGGCACTGGTGCATCTCGTTCAGAAACATTGCTACCGCTTGTCCGTTCATTTTTATTAGTGTTCTTGTTTTCATGTGTCGTATTGATGATTTTGAGTATTATGGGTGTCGAAATAGCACCGTTGCTCGCTGGTGCGGGTATCGTTGGTATAGCCGTTGGTTTTGGTGCTCAAAAACTCGTACAAGATGTGATTTCAGGTATCTTCTTTTTGCTTGATGATGCATTTCGCCGGGGTGAATATATTGAGGCCGCGAGTCTACGTGGTACCGTCGAGCGTATCTCCATTCGTTCAATTACATTACGCCATCATCTTGGCGCTATACAAACGATTCCTTTTAGTGAAATTGCGACCGTAAGTAACTTATCACGTGACTGGATCACAAAAAAGTTAGAGTTCAGGTTAGACTATAGAACTGACGTTGAAAAGGTGCGTAAGTTGATCAAAAAAGTGGGCCAAAAAATGTTATTACATCCTGAATATGGGCAACATTTCCTACTTCCGTTGAAATCACAAGGAGTGACGAGGGTAGAGGAGTCTGCGCTTATCTTCCGGATGAAGTTTACTTGCGTACCTGGAGAGCAATGGGTTATTCGTCGTGAAGCCTTTAGACTTGTACAAGAATCATTAAAAGCCAATGGCATTGAGTTTGCTCATCGCTCTGTTCATGTGCTAACTCAGCATGCAGACAAAGAAAGTCTGGAGGATATCATTGAAAAAAATGATGAACTTGCCGAAACATTGGGCGCAGCTGCCGCATTAAGTGTTTCTACTGAGGTAAAAAAGAACGATAAAATAGACTCTGATTATAATTAA
- a CDS encoding glycosyl transferase, group 1, which translates to MSAPRIMYYVQYLLGIGHVRRSSLIVQALCEQGAHVDVIFGGMPVPSMSFGDATMHQLIAVKSADSGFSGLVKADNTPVTDDDKKERTQALLALCETLQPDLIVTETYPFGRRQMRFELLPLLNWAKSQSNPPVLVSSIRDILQRRSTIREQEYVNLVQTYYQHVLVHGDKNFYPLEKSFPVAGMIADKISYSGYVCPTMENGDTSQKTRDTIVVSVGGGSIGKDILVAVMALFDSGFAADKKWLLITGPNMDSADKAYFKAQQQSNLQVVDLADDFLKALNNAYVSISRAGYNTVMDLLLTEVPAVVIPFEGEGETEQLARSEILVEGRVLQSVKNDELSVETLKYAINNAVENKAKKVNIDNQGAHKSATLLIEWATSRHS; encoded by the coding sequence ATGTCAGCGCCCCGTATTATGTATTATGTGCAATATTTATTAGGTATTGGCCACGTTCGTCGCTCTTCTCTTATTGTTCAAGCATTGTGTGAGCAAGGTGCACATGTGGATGTTATTTTTGGTGGCATGCCTGTTCCGAGTATGTCTTTTGGTGATGCGACGATGCACCAGTTAATAGCAGTTAAAAGTGCGGACTCAGGTTTTAGCGGATTAGTTAAAGCAGATAATACTCCTGTCACTGATGATGATAAAAAAGAACGAACACAAGCTTTATTGGCCCTTTGTGAAACATTACAACCAGACTTAATTGTCACAGAGACTTATCCTTTTGGTCGCAGGCAAATGCGCTTTGAGTTGTTACCACTACTTAATTGGGCTAAATCACAAAGTAATCCCCCTGTACTCGTCTCTTCTATCCGAGATATTTTGCAGCGTCGTTCAACTATAAGAGAACAAGAGTACGTTAACCTTGTACAAACGTATTACCAGCATGTATTAGTGCATGGAGATAAAAATTTTTATCCATTAGAAAAAAGCTTTCCCGTTGCCGGTATGATTGCCGATAAAATCAGTTATTCCGGATATGTTTGTCCTACTATGGAAAATGGTGATACGTCGCAGAAAACACGGGATACGATAGTTGTGTCTGTCGGAGGCGGCAGTATCGGTAAAGATATTTTAGTTGCAGTGATGGCGTTATTTGATAGTGGGTTTGCAGCGGATAAAAAGTGGTTATTGATTACAGGTCCAAACATGGACAGTGCCGACAAAGCTTATTTTAAAGCGCAGCAACAATCAAACTTACAAGTAGTAGATCTCGCTGATGACTTTTTAAAAGCATTGAATAATGCGTATGTGTCAATTTCAAGAGCGGGTTATAACACTGTGATGGACCTATTATTGACCGAAGTGCCAGCAGTCGTAATACCGTTCGAAGGTGAAGGTGAAACTGAGCAGTTAGCGCGAAGTGAAATATTGGTTGAAGGTCGAGTATTACAATCAGTAAAAAATGATGAACTGAGTGTCGAGACATTAAAATATGCGATTAATAACGCAGTTGAGAATAAAGCCAAGAAGGTTAATATCGACAATCAGGGCGCCCATAAAAGTGCGACATTGCTTATTGAATGGGCTACCTCAAGGCATTCGTAA